aaccattcatttattcatcctgaaATGGATGCGATTATTAACTTTTGAAATCACAATTGTTCCAAAGGTCTTGGAAGCAGAAACTTATGATTATGGTGAGGGAAATTAGCAtctgacagaaaataaataaaggctAATGGTGTTGCAGTCCAAGTCCTTTGCCATGTCCAGGTTGGAAGAGAGTCCTTGCCCTAAGTGGAGGAGTTTTACAGGGTGTTGTTCATGAACGAGGGAAGGATGGCAGGTCTCAGTTGATGTACTGGTCAGTCttcattcctactctcacctttATTGTAATGAGCTTTGAGTAATGACCGAAAATTCTTGCTTGGGAACACCTTGGGATCCTCCCAGAGGAGCTGAAGCAATTGTCTAGATAGAGGGAAGTCTGAAGCACAATGCTGAGACTGCTGACCCAGCGAGCCGGCCCTGGATAATCAGTTGATGGTGGTTTGATGGCTTTAAAGAGACAAAAGTTAATTAATCTAAAGCATGCAGTAACTCTTACAGGAAAACCACATGTTTAAGGTCAAATGAACTTCAAATGTTACAAAAACATTTTcctaaaatgcaataaaatcaagATTGTCAATTAtgtttaaagggccacgaaagcCTCAACAGATTTTTAgagattttaacatttttatgtgtGATAAATATCCCCCCTTCAAGTTTAAGTCTTCCTCAAGCctggaatttttgtttaacaactGCACTTTAAATGGGTTTAAATAGCCATGAGAAAAAGGTACAAGAAAGGGTGTGTCAGGGCAAGCAGTGGAGAAAGAGGAGAGCTTCTTTCAGTGGCCCATAGTGACTTAAATCAGAAGTAAAATGTGAGGAAATGCAAAGTTTGCTTATTTTAAAATTTGGACACATACATACTTACATTGAAAGGTCAGAAAAGTCCTCAGAACACTGGAGCATTTAAAAGTAATGTCAGTCAGAGGATATGTCTATGTAAGCAGGGATATAAAAGATCCATTGAGAGATCAGCTAATAGACACAGCCTTCAAATACTTGTGAAAACAGTGGTCAGTCAGTGGTGTTTAGGAATCTACTCAATAGCAAGTGTTGAAATGCTgctatcatctttttttttatttcagtacctcTTGGTATCGAAGTCTGGGCTATTGACAGCACTTAACTTCCAGAAAACTCAATCTTGTGAATAACAATGAGACACTGAAGTACTTCCAGCTCTATGCCACTTCATAACCTGTGACACTGACCCAATGCAGATTTTGAACTCAGAACCAAAAAACTCAAAATTAGCCATTAGCCAATTAAACGAACATATAAAACAGTTGTTGGAAAATTATTAACTTAAGACACAAACCTACTATGTACATATTGTTGTGCGtaacttattgaatcaatgcaccATGTGGCACCTTAATGCTAACATTGTCGTAATAGATATAcagcacatatacagttgaagtcagaattattcgccccccattgatttttttttcttttttaaatattttctaaattatgtttaaaagagcaaggaaattttcacagtatttctgataatatatttttcttctggagaaagtcttatttcggctagaataaaagaagttttgaattaaaaaaaatattttagggacaatattattagcccctttaagctatatNNNNNNNNNNNNNNNNNNNNNNNNNNNNNNNNNNNNNNNNNNNNNNNNNNNNNNNNNNNNNNNNNNNNNNNNNNNNNNNNNNNNNNNNNNNNNNNNNNNNNNNNNNNNNNNNNNNNNNNNNNNNNNNNNNNNNNNNNNNNNNNNNNNNNNNNNNNNNNNNNNNNNNNNNNNNNNNNNNNNNNNNNNNNNNNNNNNNNNNNNNNNNNNNNNNNNNNNNNNNNNNNNNNNNNNNNNNNNNNNNNNNNNNNNNNNNNNNNNNNNNNNNNNNNNNNNNNNNNNNNNNNNNNNNNNNNNNNNNNNNNNNNNNNNNNNNNNNNNNNNNNNNNNNNNNNNNNNNNNNNNNNNNNNNNNNNNNNNNNNNNNNNNNNNNNNNNNNNNNNNNNNNNNNNNNNNNNNNNNNNNNNNNNNNNNNNNNNNNNNNNNNNNNNNNNNNNNNNNNNNNNNNNNNNNNNNNNNNNNNNNNNNNNNNNNNNNNNNNNNNNNNNNNNNNNNNNNNNNNNATTGTTCAGCTGTTGTTGTGGGGGGCTCTGATGTTGTTGTAGATGGTTCAGTTGTTGTTGTGGGCAGCTCTGTTGTTGTGGTGGATTGTTCAGCTGTTGTTGTGGGGGGCTCTGATGTTGTAGTAGATGTTTCTTCTGCAGCAGTGGTAGATGTTTCAGTAGCagttgttgtagtagatgttaatTCTACCGTAGTGGTGGATGGTTCAGCGGTTGTTGTGGTGGGTTTTGTTGTTGTGGTGGATGGTTCAGTTGTTGTGGGGAGCTCTGTTGTTGTGGTGGATAGCTCAGTTGTTGTTGTGGGGAGCTCTGTTGTTGTGGTAGATTGTTCAGTTGTTGTTGTGAGCGGCTCTGTTGTTGTGGTGGGTGGTTCAGTTGTTGTTGTGGTAGATGGTTCAGTTGTTGTTGTGGggggctctgttgttgttgtagatggttCAGTTGTTGTTGTGGGCAGCTCTGTTGTTGTGGTGGATTGTTCAGTTGTTGTTGTGGGCGGCTCTGTTGTTGTGGTGGATTGTTCAGTTGTTGTTGTGGATGGTTCAGTTGTTGTTGTGGTGGgttctgttgttgttgtggatggttcagttgttgttgttgtgggcaGCTCTGTTGTTGTTGTGGATGGTTCAGTTGTTGTTGTGGGGAGCTCTGTTGTTGTGGTGGATGGTTCAGTTGTTGTTGTGGGCAGCTCTGTTGTTGTGGTGGATGGTTCAGTTGTTGTTGTGGGTGGCTCTGTTGTTGTGGTGGATGGTTCAGTTGTTGTTGTGGGCAGCTCTGTTGTTGTGGTGGATGGTTCAGTTGTTGTTGTGGGTGGCTCTGTTGTTGTGGTGGATGGTTCAGTTGTTGTTGTGGGCAGCTCTGTTGTTGTGGTGGATGGTTCAGTTGTTGTTGTGGGCAGCTCTGTTGTTGTGGTGGATGGTTCAGTTGTTGTTGTGGGCAGCTCTGTTGTTGTGGTGGATGGTTCAGTTGTTGTTGTGGGGAGCTCTAATGTTGTGGTGGATGGTTCAGTTGTTGTTGTGGGTGGCTCTGTTGTTGTGGTGGATGGTTCAGTTGTTGTTGTGGGCAGCTCTGTTGTTGTGGTGGATGGTTCAGTTGTTGTTGTGGGCAGCTCTGTTGTTGTGGTGGATGGTTCAGTTGTTGTTGTGGGCGGCTCTGTTATTGTGGTGGATGGTTCAGTTGTTGTTGTGGGCAGCTCTGTTGTTGTGGTGGATGGTTCAGTTGTTGTTGTGGGcagctctgttgttgtagtagataGTTCACTTGTTGTTGTGGGCGGCTCTGTTGTTGTGGTGGATGGTTCAGTTGTTATTGTGGGCAGCTCTGGTGTTGTAGTAGATAGTTCACTTGTTGTTGTGGGCGGCTCTGTTGTTGTGGTGGATGGTTCAGTTGTTGTTGTGGGCGGCTCTGTTGTTGTGGTGGATGGTTCAATTGTTGTTGTGGgcggctctgttgttgtagtagataGTTCACTTGTTGTTGTGGGCGGCTCTGTTGTTGTGGTGGATggttcagttgttgttgttgtgggcaGCTCTGTTGATGTAGTAGATGGTTCAGTTGATGTGGTGGGCGGCTCTGTTGTGGTGGATAGTTTAGTTGTTGTTGTGGACGGCTCTGTTGTTGTGGTGGATagttcagttgttgttgttgtgggcagctctgttgttgtagtagatggTTCAGTTGATGTTGTGGTGGTGGATGGTTCTGTTTTTGTTGTGGGGtgctctgttgttgtagtagatgtttcTTCTGCAGCAGTAGTAGATATTTCAGTAGGAGTTGTTGTTGAGGCCTCTGTTGTTGTAGCAGATGTTACTGCTGCTGTAGTGGTGGATGGTTCAGCTGTTATTGTGGAGGCCTCTGGTGTAGTGGCAGATGCTTCAACTGTTGTTGTGGAGGCCTCTGTTGCAGTTGTAGATGTTACCTCTGCAGCATTGGTGGATGTTTCAGGAGGAGATTTTGTTGAGTGTTCGGTTGTTGTAGATGTTAGTGCAGCTGTAGTGGTGGGTGGTTCAGCTGTTGTTGTGGATGCCTCTGTTGTTGTAGATATTACTTTTGCCGCAGtggtggatgtttcagcaggagtCGTTGAGGGCTCCGTTGTAGTAGTTGTTACTGCTTCTGTGGTGCTGGATGTTTGAGCCGTTGTCTTAGAGAGGTCTGTTGTTGTAAATGAGGCAGAAAGAAAGTactgtttacatatttaaatgcaaattgCAAAAGCATGCCCCACAAATGTCTTTACAATTTTATAAGCTAGGTCTTTATCAAAATTATgtaaaactcataaaggtttggaaacacagGCATATTAGATATTGAGTaaattaccattttttaaaatactttttaactaATAAACC
This genomic stretch from Danio aesculapii chromosome 1, fDanAes4.1, whole genome shotgun sequence harbors:
- the LOC130225408 gene encoding mucin-2-like; amino-acid sequence: MERKAFIIIWILIYLSKTTAQTSSTTEAVTTTTTEPSTTPAETSTTAAKVISTTTEASTTTAEPPTTTAALTSTTTEHSTKSPPETSTNAAEVTSTTATEASTTTVEASATTPEASTITAEPSTTTAAVTSATTTEASTTTPTEISTTAAEETSTTTTEHPTTKTEPSTTTTSTEPSTTTTELPTTTTTELSTTTTEPSTTTTKLSTTTEPPTTSTEPSTTSTELPTTTTTEPSTTTTEPPTTTSELSTTTTEPPTTTIEPSTTTTEPPTTTTEPSTTTTEPPTTTSELSTTTPELPTITTEPSTTTTEPPTTTSELSTTTTELPTTTTEPSTTTTELPTTTTEPSTTITEPPTTTTEPSTTTTELPTTTTEPSTTTTELPTTTTEPSTTTTEPPTTTTEPSTTTLELPTTTTEPSTTTTELPTTTTEPSTTTTELPTTTTEPSTTTTELPTTTTEPSTTTTEPPTTTTEPSTTTTELPTTTTEPSTTTTEPPTTTTEPSTTTTELPTTTTEPSTTTTELPTTTTEPSTTTTELPTTTTTEPSTTTTEPTTTTTEPSTTTTEQSTTTTEPPTTTTEQSTTTTELPTTTTEPSTTTTEPPTTTTEPSTTTTTEPPTTTTEPLTTTTEQSTTTTELPTTTTELSTTTTELPTTTEPSTTTTKPTTTTAEPSTTTVELTSTTTTATETSTTAAEETSTTTSEPPTTTAEQSTTTTELPTTTTEPSTTTSEPPTTTDPPKGAGGSFWREGYLGFSSETAASTTPAPEK